DNA sequence from the Gemmatimonadota bacterium genome:
TGTCATCGCGGCCATCATGACGACGGCAGACACCGGTCTGCTGCGCCGATTCGTCTATGGAGGGGTTCTGTATGGTGCGGAAGCCACTTGTATTCTGGTTCATTCTCTTGCTTGCCTGGGCTCGAGCCGCCCCCGCACAGCAGGGTGCTGGTGAAGACGCCGGCGAAGAGATCCGTGCGATCATCGAGCAGCAACAGATTGCGCTGGTGGACCTGTTTCGACTCGCGGATCTGACCAATCCCACGCTCGCATTGGTCCGTGGTGGCGTCCGGGCCCATGCAGGCCGGACCCGACAGGCGGCCCTGCACCCCAATCCGACCCTCGAATTCGAGGTCGAGGACATCTCCCCGGATGATCCCGATGACCGCACGGAGAAGGTGGCGCTCGTTCAAGATCTGATCCTCAGCGGGCGCCGCGAGGCTGCCGTTGCGGCTGCCCGTGCCGAGGAGGAGGCGGCGGCCCACGAGTTCGACCAGGCCCGCAGAGATCTCCATGTGCAGATTCACACCCTCTGGGCCGGGCAACTCTACTTCCGCGAAGCCGAGGCGGCGTTTGCAGAACTCCTGCGTGACGCGAACCACACGCTGGAGATTGCCCGGACGCGATTCGAGGCTCGGGCGGCTCCGGAGGCACAGGTCACCAAGGCTCTCCTGGAGGTCTATGAGCTGGAGGTGGCCCGGCAGCGTCTGGTGCAGCAGCGGGCCGGGGGGGGAGCGGAGCTGTCGGCTCTGTTCGGAGGCATTCGCGTTCCATTCGACCGGCTGGCAGGAACGCTCGAATCCGCCGACACTCCACCCGATGAGAACCTGCTCACTGCCGGCGCGGAACACCACCCGGCCTGGCAAGCGGCCCGGCGAGGCATCGCCGCCGCGGAGGCATCGCTGCGTGAAGCCCGGGCGGCTCGAATCCCCGACCTCGAACTCTTCGTCGCTTACGGGAGGTCCCGGGCCTCAGACGAGGGCTTCGTCGAGGCCGGAATGGGTATGCCGCTCCCGATCTTCGACCGCAACCAGGGGCGGGTGGCCGAGACCCGGGCGACGGTTGCGCAGGCTCGAGCCCGCGCGCGCATCGTGCAGGGCGACCTCGAGGTCGCACTCGCAGTCGCTCGCCAGAGCTATCTCACCACTCGTGACCAGCTCAATGCATCAGCCAATCTCATCCTGCCGGCGGCGGAGCGCGGGCTGATCCAGGCGCGGGAGGGTTATCGTGCCGGAAACCTGCCGATCCTGGAACTCGTTGACGCGCAGCGCACTCTTGCCACCGTTCGGCTGCGAACTCTTGAACTGAGAAAGGACCTCATCGTTTCCGGGGCGGAGCTGGCGAGCCTGGTCCGTACAGATCCCGGCGAAGAGAGGGGGAAAGACCAATGAGCAAGAAAGGTTTTCTGACCGTACTCCTGGTCGCGTTGATCGGTCTTGGCGGCCCCGGTTGTGGACCGGGTGCCCCCGACGATGCCGCGCAGGCCGGGAAGGCCGCCGCCTTCTGCGAGGAGCACCGGATCGCACAGGCGCAGTGTCCGTACTGCGACCCGAGTCTCATCGAGTCATTGGGCTTCTGTCACGGCCACGGTGTTCCCGAGGCCTTCTGCTACCTGTGCAACCCGGCCCTGATTCCCGCCTTCCAGGCCGTCGGGGATTGGTGCGCCGGACACGATCGACCGGAGTCGCAGTGCTACATCTGCAACCCCGAGCTGGATCCCGCCCGCAAGGAGCCGCAGGCCACCGCCGCATCGGAGGACTCGGGGCAGTCGGATGCTTCTCCGGTGGCAAGTGCCGCGGAGAGTGGCTACATCCCGCGGAGGCAGCAGCCGCCTTCGGTCTACTGCGCGACACAGAGTCTCGTCGTGAGCTTCGATAGTCCTGAGATCGCCGATCGTGCGGGATTCGAATACGCCACTGTCGAGGCGCGTCCGCTGACCGAGATCGTCAGGTGCCATGCCGAGGTCGCCTATGATGGCAACCGTTACGCGCAGATCTCGGCCCAGGTCCCGGGCATTGTCTCCGAGGTTCACAAGGACTTCGGCGACACCGTCGACTCCGGAGACGCCCTTGTCACCATCACCTCGACTCATCTCGGCGCCGCCAAGGCATCCTACTTGCAGGCTACGGCCGCGGTCGAACTCTGGCAGCGGAACCACGCACGCGAGGCAGTCCTCCTGGACCGCGGGGCTTCGACGGAGAGGGGCCTGCTCGAGGCGGGGACGAGTCTGGCGGAGAGTCGAATCTCGCTGTCGGCGGCGGAGCAGGCGCTGTTGAGC
Encoded proteins:
- a CDS encoding TolC family protein, yielding MVRKPLVFWFILLLAWARAAPAQQGAGEDAGEEIRAIIEQQQIALVDLFRLADLTNPTLALVRGGVRAHAGRTRQAALHPNPTLEFEVEDISPDDPDDRTEKVALVQDLILSGRREAAVAAARAEEEAAAHEFDQARRDLHVQIHTLWAGQLYFREAEAAFAELLRDANHTLEIARTRFEARAAPEAQVTKALLEVYELEVARQRLVQQRAGGGAELSALFGGIRVPFDRLAGTLESADTPPDENLLTAGAEHHPAWQAARRGIAAAEASLREARAARIPDLELFVAYGRSRASDEGFVEAGMGMPLPIFDRNQGRVAETRATVAQARARARIVQGDLEVALAVARQSYLTTRDQLNASANLILPAAERGLIQAREGYRAGNLPILELVDAQRTLATVRLRTLELRKDLIVSGAELASLVRTDPGEERGKDQ
- a CDS encoding efflux RND transporter periplasmic adaptor subunit; the protein is MSKKGFLTVLLVALIGLGGPGCGPGAPDDAAQAGKAAAFCEEHRIAQAQCPYCDPSLIESLGFCHGHGVPEAFCYLCNPALIPAFQAVGDWCAGHDRPESQCYICNPELDPARKEPQATAASEDSGQSDASPVASAAESGYIPRRQQPPSVYCATQSLVVSFDSPEIADRAGFEYATVEARPLTEIVRCHAEVAYDGNRYAQISAQVPGIVSEVHKDFGDTVDSGDALVTITSTHLGAAKASYLQATAAVELWQRNHAREAVLLDRGASTERGLLEAGTSLAESRISLSAAEQALLSFGLSKPQVDALRRNEDTSARYVVTAPFAGIVVDRQATAGEVVDSSRPLFAVADVSRMWALIDVYESNLRHIEIGQPVVLQVEGLPGESFGGRITWVSSQLDPRTRTLRAHADFDNSGGMLRAHMFASASVSVRDRRPSLVVPAASVQWEGCCNVVFIKKSATEYQPRKVHLGIATGTVYEVLGGLDAGDEVVTQGSFLLKTEILKGSIGAGCCEIDPGA